The following coding sequences are from one Asterias amurensis chromosome 8, ASM3211899v1 window:
- the LOC139940931 gene encoding uncharacterized protein, which yields MEQYQKVSLSSLWNVQGPYDVNSIVRHVHEDESTEESSSNTHSIKLVPPPSTNDDNIPACELRLTCDSCTLIRSLAVISNARHVELYDDLDGYCATAKGERQDDTEGDREQDVVTYVAHLAVDSPFPRCRLKFISLTEKCQLTLVQLTVTTMRTERRSCGVGGQGIDMSKVREIMSTLPQPVPANVQELMTSVEQYQKNQASVLEDFQQAAATRLSSSSNDPRASLASNMAGMMSLFSKASMLQQQTAQTPATTGGRVVTDQNVNDDTTPNNQSQSSSENADALPTDHLHTMNSISKLMSSFSLGSSAENNGVERESGDEPQMLNALRTMCRDVSKMRAADRQTVERQSGAERRLNQEHSNTPDNTNQSEKSTYRNGMVEVEQRLMGYVGEMEKRIMGRLDRQLELLQDHVDLRFNKLEMLLNGTRGNRTMDADHEEEIIPVELD from the exons ATGGAGCAATATCAGAAAGTGAGTCTGTCATCACTGTGGAATGTTCAAGGACCGTATGATGTTAACAGTATAGTACGTCATGTTCACGAAGATGAGAG CACTGAAGAGTCATCCTCAAACACACATAGCATTAAATTAGTCCCGCCTCCCTCAACCAACGATGACAACATCCCTGCCTGTGAGCTTCGTCTTACTTGTGACTCCTGCACTTTAATCAGGTCACTGGCAGTCATTAGCAATGCCCGCCATGTTGAACTGTATGATGACCTGGATGGTTATTGCGCCACGGCCAAGGGAGAGAGGCAAGACGACACGGAAGGGGACAGAGAGCAGGATGTTGTGACATATGTGGCTCATCTAGCAGTTGACAGTCCATTTCCACGCTGTAGGCTTAAG TTTATTTCATTGACGGAGAAGTGCCAACTGACCCTTGTCCAGCTGACAGTGACCACCATGAGGACGGAGAGAAGATCTTGTGGGGTCGGAGGTCAAGGCATTGATATGTCAAAGGTCAGGGAGATCATGTCAACATTGCCTCAGCCGGTGCCTGCCAATGTACAGGAACTTATGACGAGTGTTGAACAATACCAGAAG AACCAGGCATCAGTTCTTGAAGACTTCCAACAAGCAGCTGCAACAAGATTATCCTCCTCTTCAAATGACCCGAGGGCTTCACTAGCATCCAACATGGCGGGCATGATGTCCCTCTTCTCTAAGGCATCTATGCTCCAGCAACAAACCGCACAAACCCCCGCCACCACTGGAGGTCGCGTCGTCACGGATCAGAACGTTAATGATGATACAACACCCAACAACCAATCGCAATCAAGCTCAGAAAACGCTGATGCACTTCCAACTGATCACCTACATACCATGAACAGTATTTCCAAACTGATGTCGTCTTTCAGTTTGGGGAGTTCGGCTGAGAATAATGGAGTAGAAAGGGAGAGTGGAGATGAGCCACAGATGTTGAATGCTTTGCGGACTATGTGCAGAGACGTCAGTAAAATGAGGGCAGCAGACAGGCAGACTGTGGAGAGACAAAGTGGGGCGGAAAGGCGATTAAACCAGGAGCATTCAAACACTCCAGACAATACAAa CCAATCGGAGAAATCAACATACAGAAATGGAATGGTCGAAGTGGAGCAAAGACTTATGGGATACGTTGGTGAAATGGAGAAGAGGATTATGGGAAGGCTTGATCGTCAACTTGAGCTTCTACAAGACCACGTTGATTTACGATTCAACAAACTAGAAATGTTACTCAATGGAACGAGAGGAAATAGAACAATGGATGCTGATCATGAAGAGGAAATAATCCCAGTGGAATTGGACTGA